One Aegilops tauschii subsp. strangulata cultivar AL8/78 chromosome 7, Aet v6.0, whole genome shotgun sequence genomic window carries:
- the LOC109776354 gene encoding small ribosomal subunit protein eS25y has product MAPKKEKAPAASSKPAKSGGGKQKKKKWSKGKQKEKVNNAVLFDQATYDKLLTEVPKYKQITPSVLSERLRINGSLARRAIKDLMERGLIRMVSIHSSQQIFTRATNT; this is encoded by the exons ATG GCACCGAAGAAGGAGAAGGCCCCGGCGGCGTCGTCCAAGCCGGCCAAGTCCGGCGGCggcaagcagaagaagaagaagtggaGCAAGGGCAAGCAAAAGGAGAAGGTGAACAACGCGGTGCTGTTCGACCAGGCCACCTACGACAAGCTGCTCACCGAGGTGCCCAAGTACAAGCAGATCACGCCCTCCGTCCTCTCCGAGCGCCTCAGG ATCAACGGGTCTCTGGCACGCAGGGCTATCAAGGACCTGATGGAGAGGGGACTCATCAGGATGGTGTCAATCCACTCCAGCCAGCAGATCTTCACCAGGGCGACAAACACCTGA